From one Phycodurus eques isolate BA_2022a chromosome 6, UOR_Pequ_1.1, whole genome shotgun sequence genomic stretch:
- the LOC133403697 gene encoding CD209 antigen-like protein E, which translates to MVRFDHTEVPVQMDYVNMTRASSQGGTDAVTGRNVYRLVAVVFGLLCVLQAALNISLRLTTLHSSNSHRRQGWVYFPSSLYYISSTTRSWSSSRADCLRRGADLVVINSREEQAFIVKFNLRVWIGLTEKDGTWKWVDRSQLTESYWAANEPNNYEGTKEDCVQIRFGDINNSWNDVTCGEQHFWICEKIVSDGAYSTRLWVKGGLLPGLVVSRHRTHTEKSNH; encoded by the exons ATGGTGAGATTTGATCATACAGAAGTCCCAGTGCAGATGGACTATGTGAACATGACTCGTGCTTCAAGCCAAGGAGGGACAGATGCAGTGACAG GAAGAAACGTGTACAGACTAGTTGCTGTGGTCTTTGGACTCCTGTGCGTCCTGCAAGCTGCTCTCAACATTTCACTGCGTCTTACTACCT TACATTCTTCca ATAGCCATCGCCGACAAGGATGGGTTTATTTCCCCTCTAGTTTGTATTACATTTCTTCAACAACAAGATCCTGGTCCAGCAGCAGAGCCGACTGCCTTCGAAGAGGTGCAGACCTGGTGGTTATCAACAGCAGAGAAGAGCAG GCCTTCATAGTGAAATTCAACCTGAGGGTGTGGATTGGGCTGACCGAGAAAGACGGCACATGGAAATGGGTGGACAGGTCTCAGCTGACAGAAAG ctactgggctgcAAATGAACCTAATAATTATGAAGGCACAAAGGAAGACTGTGTACAAATAAGGTTCGGTGACATCAATAACAGCTGGAATGATGTCACATGTGGAGAACAACACTTTTGGATATGTGAAAAGATTGT GTCAGATGGAGCCTATTCCACCCGGCTTTGGGTGAAAGGTGGACTTctccctggactggttgtcagtcgtcacaggacacacacagagaaaagcAACCATtaa